The Leptodactylus fuscus isolate aLepFus1 chromosome 1, aLepFus1.hap2, whole genome shotgun sequence nucleotide sequence AATAACAGCAGGATTTTGTGAAGGTTTTTCCTGTTCCCTTCTATAAAGTCCTGGTGAAAGCATGTCACCTAATGACCTGCCTTTTTTGGATACAAAACGTATACCCCCATCGAGTATCTCTTTTGATATGGGGTCAGAGCCCAAAATGGGTAAATTCTTTCTCACAATGTTCACAATTTTAGCATATTGGGGACTAAAAGCTGTAGTAAAAGTCAGGTTATTGTTGTTAATTTTTTTCACCTTATTCTGATTTACTAACAATGACTCTCTTGGTCTATCCTTAATTAATTTTCTAGCTCTCTTTAGGGTCCACTCTGGGTATCCTCTTTTTCGCAATCTTACCTCTGTTTCCTCAGCCTGACACTTAAAATCCTCTTCTCTCGCACATGCTCTTTTGGTTCTTATAAGCTCTCCCATCGGGATTGATTTAATGGTATGTGACGGATGGTTACTATCTGCCCTAAGTACTGTGTTTCCTGATACTGCTTTTCTGTATAGAGATTTGTGGGGCACCTATGGGTGCCCCTTTCTCACCATCTCTGGCTAACTTATATGTGGCATTTTGGGAAAATCAGTTTATTTACAGTTTGTCTAATCCTTTTGTTGGTTTTTTGAGCTGGTATGGACGCTACATCGACGACATTTTGATCGTCTGGTCTGGTGATGTAGCGTCCATACCAGCCTTTATGGTTTATTTAAATGATAATCCATTTTCTTTGAAGTTTACTTTTTCACATGCCCATGATACAATTGATTTCCTAGACATCAGATTGAGTGGGAGTATAGACGAAGGAAAAGTTTTTTCTTCTCTATACAGAAAAGCAGTATCAGGAAACACAGTACTTAGGGCAGATAGTAACCATCCGTCACATACCATTAAATCAATCCCGATGGGAGAGCTTATAAGAACCAAAAGAGCATGTGCGAGAGAAGAGGATTTTAAGTGTCAGGCTGAGGAAACAGAGGTAAGATTGCGAAAAAGAGGATACCCAGAGTGGACCCTAAAGAGAGCTAGAAAATTAATTAAGGATAGACCAAGAGAGTCATTGTTAGTAAATCAGAATAAGGTGAAAAAAATTAACAACAATAACCTGACTTTTACTACAGCTTTTAGTCCCCAATATGCTAAAATTGTGAACATTGTGAGAAAGAATTTACCCATTTTGGGCTCTGACCCCATATCAAAAGAGATACTCGATGGGGGTATACGTTTTGTATCCAAAAAAGGCAGGTCATTAGGTGACATGCTTTCACCAGGACTTTATAGAAGGGAACAGGAAAAACCTTCACAAAATCCTGCTGTTATTGGTTTTGTAAAATGTGGAATGGCCCGTTGTGCAGTATGTAAATATGCAGAAAGGAGAATCAAAGGGGAAAGTTATAGATCTAATTGTCAAACTAGCATTAGATCTTACATAAACTGTAACTCCCAtcatgttatatataatataaaatgtactAGCTGCAAGAAAGATTATATCGGATGTACCATTAGGCCACTAAAAAAACGGATATCAGAACACATAACTGATGCAGGTAAATTTCCAAATGAAAATATGTCGGGTGTTTTCCGACATTTTTCAACAGTACATGGTTCAGACCTATCTTCCATGCGTTTTTATGGACTAGAAAAAATTGTAAAACCAGTCCGAGAAGGTGACTGGAGACAAATGGTTCTAAAAAGAGAAGCATATTGGATTCTAAAATTTAACAGCCAAATTCCAGAAGGATTGAATATTAAAACTGATTTATCATATATCTATTAATCTGGATGGGATAATTTGCTATAATGCCAGTATATGAATAGTAATAGAAACATCTTGAAATTCTTACTAAACTCCATATTACTTGTGGAGTAGAGCCATTGAGCATTGATGATGTAATGTTCCTTAAATCGAAATTGGGATCTGGCCATCTATTAAAATAATATAGTTGATACTTACTATTGTTGACACTTACCACACGACGTTCTATTCATTGGGTTAAGAACTACTAGATCAATACAGTTGATACTTACCGTTGTTGATACTTACCGTATGATATTCTGTTCATCGGGTTTAGGTTAGTGTTATTCTCGGGATGTCTCTCTATTTCGTGAATAGACATTCAAATACATGGTAGGCGATTCTGGTTGATGATTGGCTAAACAGAGTCACGTGACCGGAGAAAATGGGCGTGAACTATTCCTTCCATCTAGGTATGGTGAGAGTAGAATCCAGCTATGTAGAGGGCAGTCCTAATAGGTGATTGGCTTAATGTTGTCATATGCCCAATAAACAGTAGGAGGAAACTATGAGAGCATAAGAGAAGGTGGCGAATCTAAATAGTACATTTTGTGGATATTCCTTTGTTCATTCAAGGTTAGATGTAAATACATATACTAGATGTGTGTATGCGTTTTTTCATTTAAGACACACATACAGGGATACCGATAAAGGTGCGTGTCTTTTTCCTTCCATTAGCGATTGAAACGGATCACGTGATGATATGATTCAATTCAGTATAAATAGGATTTTAAATCCTTTTATTCTTAAATAGTGTGGTAGTATATTGTGATCAATGTGGATaaatacaggaaaaacatatatattttttttttttttttaagacaagaTATGAACAACACGGATTGGTCCTATGTTGAAAACGCACTATGTGTGAACAATGACATATTAAAGGTAGATAATGAGTAAGGCAATAGTGTGCGCTGAGTGCAAATCACAACCGAACTGAGAGGTTGTATCAAGTACAGACAcacataaaagtaaataaaacaggGAGGAGATTGGTGAAAGGCATTCTGTGCATATAATGTTTACAGGAATAAAATGTATTAAGTATAGTTAAAGGaacaacaaaaaaagacataTCTAGCACAAGAATGAATCAAAGGATTATttgttaaaataaatatttttattgtgtATTAAGCATGTTGGTAAAAGCTATGGAGTATAGTGAGGATGTGGCGTACGAATAGAACACAAAGTGTGGTTGAATAATAACCCTGCATTTGTATTGTGAGATCACCTGTGCATCATTATTGAAATGCAGGAAACCGGAACTAGAAAGTGAGGGGGAAAGATGAGAGTATATAAGACTTGAAGATCATTTGGGTATATGCCTTGAAAAAGGAACGTcctgttccgaaacgcgttggcgtttttttatggggtttttcgtttttgtttatttttgtatgtactcTTGAAATAAAGGTTAATTTTATCGTATACCTTCGGAGTAGTTGCCGGCTTGTGTTCGCTGTTTTTCTACTTTGTATGAAGACGTCCATCAGTTCTGGAtgtgccgtgcaccctgaagaataGTTCCACTGCAACATTTGGACACAATCGGGTGAGCtctcaaaaaaactttttttcttatcTTATTAAATTTAGCTGCCTTCATATGTGTAGTAGAACGCTCATTGTTACAGAGAATATATTcctttatatacttttatatattttgtgcaAATATACATGTTAATATAAAATATCTTTTTCGTTAAAGCTGCCATATGGATATTTAGTGTTAGAGTGAAATAGTAAAATACCTAAGCTTTAAGAATAATTTTTCATAGCAAGCGATTGACAGCCTGAATTGGAGACTGTGTAGACTGATGAGTCTGTGACCATgttccttaggctaggttcacatctgtgtttgacaTTCTGCTAGGCAGATTCTGTCAAACTGAGCACAAAAAAGAAATGACAGAATCACAGAAGCTCCATTGACCACATTATACGTTAGTAGGTTCTGTTGGGCATGGTTGTGTCCATCATCTGACATTTCAATCAGTTATGGCTTTTTTGTTCCTATGGCAGAACGTAGAGCCAGAAAGGGCTTAGACCTAGTCTAGAGGGATATAGAAACATTACAAAACAGAAAACAAAGAGCCATTCACGAGCTTATAGTGGTCAACGGGTGGGTTATGTCTAGTTTGATGTAGAATTCCCATGAATTACCTCCTGGTGGCTCCCTGTCAGTGCCCAAATCCTTTGCAGGACAGGTTACCAAATGTAGCACAAGCTAGCAGTTTTGTGATTTTGTAATACATAGTGGCatatttttccaatatatttttcaaaaacctatttttttttattcatatgactAAAATTGCATGTTCAGCAAGAATATTTCACCATGTAGCTACTGTATATGTATTCTGGATTAATAAAGTAAGATGCTATTTCATTTGAAAAATAGTAGAATGTTCTTCTGTGTAAACATAGATCCACCAGCATTTAAGAACATTGCCAGTAGAATATTAGGAAAGTTCTTCCTGTAACACATTATTGTAAACCACATTGTTGTTGTCTATGGATAAATTAGTGGAGATTTATCATGCctagtatgccagttttctgctatATGTGacatgaaaaagttgcaaattttgtgCAAGTCCGGGTTTGGTGAGAGGCATGAGCAGGGCCAAAGGCCCTACCAACTTTatgatcatttacaccagtttactggcaccaaCGATCTCACCTGAAATTTACAGCAGCTATGATCTGGCGTAGATTTCTGTGCAGACACATGGCCTGGCGAAGAATGCATCTGAATTATGAGGAGGCCTGCACATCATCATATGCAAGATACACCCTCCGCCGGTGCGGGAGATATCTGCCCCATTAGGTGTCATTTATGAAAATACTGACATTTATAGCGACCAGTCAACCAAGCCATAAATTTCTATTGTAGGTTCAAAATGAGACCTTTAAAAGGGCACTTTGTGAAGTaggaaaaacaaatataaaaatctgtcagtatactgtatatgctctggtatattcctaaatacctctAGTTAGCTAAAGGAGCTTGTTTTGCCTCTGGGGATATCAAAGTGGTTAAGTTAAATGGCCACCAGCGCTACCTGGTGTGGAACAGAGAAGAGGGATTGTGCAGTCAGCTGCAGTCAGTGCCATGATAATCCTAGCAGGCTAATAGTCAGCTTGAACAGCGTTAAGCCCCGCCCTGACTCTGCCCCCGCAGTTCTCTCTTCCTACTTATATTCTAGCATGGGTCTCTTAAACTGTATGgtgaatagagagataccgagcacacttatagtgtagatggtctattataaatatatagatgaattatctggtgtttatgaaaagaactcaggacctggtggcctctcacctgatcgggttgtgactccgttcacaactccgttttcagcaatattaggcttcgtcagagtgagagtggcagcacgtctctataacactggtcaaaaaccaggaggatgcaccaatggaagaacaaaaggacggcgctctcaggtccaaaggaatttattcaaaaagaagattgcacaacgcaaaaacagttgccgcgtttcgggtcggaaccctttatcaagtgcgtaactagttaaaaacaataaatatagtatatgtataaaaaacatgaatatacaaagacataatttaaaaaacagattagcttgtcaaagaaaaaaacaacagaccacgacgttattaggcaagaaaatcatttacctataaacccagaacctataaacaaatccaagatatattatatgaattctgaattaagctcaggtgatgtattacacatcattagtcatagacaaactattatatattgatcatattattcatactcgagataactatagatccttaacatcccatatgttcagtgactattattatatttcattagaacaagattccagcaataatattgtcttagctaatgagcatgcgttccagcttggaccgcatctttttcctccggaagtggcacatggagcggtacggttaaataggccgaggcgctccggatagagtttatttcttcctagcttgagtgaagctcgattagtgaaggtaagacaatattattgctggaatcttgttctaatgaaatataataatagtcactgaacatatgggatgttaaggatctatagttatctcgagtatgaataatatgatcaatatataatagtttgtctatgactaatgatgtgtaatacatcacctgagcttaattcagaattcatataatatatcttggatttgtttataggttctgggtttataggtaaatgattttcttgcctaataacgtcgtggtctgttgtttttttctttgacaagctaatctgttttttaaattatgtctttgtatattcatgttttttatacatatactatatttattgtttttaactagttacgcacttgataaagggttccgacccgaaacgcggcaactgtttttgcgttgtgcaatcttctttttgaataaattcctttggacctgagagcgccgtccttttgttcttccattggtttAAACTGTatggtggccattttaatttACTACAGCGATACCCTAAAGGTAAAACAAGCTGCATATGTAACTATAGTTATTTAAGCATGTGTCACGGCACATATCCTAATAGTTTTGTCTATGTATTTTTCCCTTTTTATGAGAACTCCTTTTAAGCAAATCCTCAATTTTGAATCCATATAGCTGGAACAAAGTAATAGCAGATGTTATTTCATGGCATGCAAACTTCTCTAAAGAGAATTGACGCCATATTAAAACAAGAGTCCTTCCTTTCTGCTAAAGGGCCTTCGACAAGGGCCACACACACAATTTCCAGACAAATTCACTCACAACCACAGCCATTAGATTCTCCATgaatatttaaaggagttgtccggataaaaactaatcccttcactaatctaaacaccccccccccccctgtccactttctaaataacataatttatcaaaaatgtatatttacccatatccctgttgcagtcatgtgactgcctcAGGGACATTTGCTAGTTATCCAATGAATTTAAGTTTccctgtttccagaaatggaatggcactactactctccccccatccactccatcatgcttacctctcttccttccaggcttcctcctgtgggacagctcctccctcttttctgactgccctTTGCTCTGCAGCCGACAATCTACCTCTACTATGCAGGCGTGAGAGCTAGATTgttggctgcagagcacagagcagtgctgggacAATCGCATGCtggcagaatcagaaaagaaggatTGGAAGTTCCACAGGTGGAAAACTGGAcgtaagagaggtaagtatataatgaggTTGGGCAGAGTAGTTTGGGAagtgctagtagtgggtgggatagctagagacacatggaggggtgtatggtagggagtgagagaggaagagggggtgtgaggtgagagggagctaaggtggaagttacatagcaggaagctgaaccacgCAAACAAATGCAGTAGATACCAGgatctcccagagacacccagaaatcacttaaaacactgctaaaggtatatgggtgcacttattaacccattaatagattTACCAGACCTgtttttgaaaacaaaaaaaaaaaaaaacaaacccaaaaaataaaactttttttgcccggaaaacccctttaatgctgcagGTATTTACAGGTGGCAAAACAGTTGAACTAACAGCAAATTGTGTCTGGAGTGTTGAGTTGTACTGGTGCTATAATGCAGTATGGGGGTGTGAACCAAGCACGAACTGGCTGTTTGCattattatctgcaaatacatacactgctaaatcctcactgctcccttgtGCATccttttctttgcattattttacttgagacttcttgtatcactgttatttacatggcgTGGATCTGTGAAGAAACTATAGTTCCCATAAttcctctccctgctctcactccCTATGTTTGCTGCTCACAGGGGGGAAGGGGGCGAGTGAGCTTGAATGAAACATCACATCATCATGTGACCTCATATGTGAGAGGAATTTTATTGCAGGGGAGAGTGCAGAAAGGAGGGGTACACAGTGtgttgaatcatgggaaatgtagtttgttcacagatttactgcatataaataacagtgatacaaggagtctcaagaaaaataaagccaagaaaaggctgcatAAGGAAACAGTCAGTGTTTAGCATTGCTGTGGATCTAATTGCAGGTGATTTTTGtatgctggataacccctttaatgaccttaAAAATTCTAGACTAAAGATGGCGGGGAGTAGTAGGCTAAGTTTGCTTCAGGTCCCAACCCTGACAGGTTTTTTACTTGCTTTATAGTAAGAATTGTATACCATGTTCCTTATGAATCCTTGTCCCAGGCTTACAACTGGTTTCTTTTCACATTTGAAGCAAATTTTTGAAGTCTCAAATAGAATTCTCTCAAAAACTTCATAAGGGTAACACTGATCTGTAAGAACCACGTGAATTGTCTTTTATAGCCGTAAGTTATTTCACATTTCATATCAGTTGTAGAAACAACGTTTTAGTTCATGTCCTCCACATTCTTGTGTTAGCCTTGTGGGTCCGTACTACAACTGGTCTGTTTGGTactcagagacatcagacatgtTTTCAGACATGCTGTTTAAGATCTCTTGGTGCTGTTGGTTCTCAACACAAATAATTTCAAATCTACAGTGTCTGAACTCCACGGCCAAGGTGCCAAAAAAGGTTATGAAGCACATGACAAGGACCCACTGAACTCTTGGAGCAAAGATATTAAATTTCTTCCATTCGAAGATAAAATCTGCACAAAGATGATGTCAAGGAAATCAACAAATCAAGAACATACACTTATTAGAGACTATTCTCAGTGCATACACTATTCTATTTGGTAAACCCTCTTAAAACTGGTCACTTTAAGGTGGTACATGAAATTTATACCATTTGACTGAAATCTGGGCTGTGAACCAATTGTAATTCTGGTTAcatattattttaatataaacgtacagaagtgtgtccatgttgtacttaaagaggttgcccGGGATAACTGGAAACCCCTACACTAATCTATACACCCAccttctactttctaaataacataattaatcaaaaatgtatatttattcatATGCCTGGGGTAGTTATGTGACCGAACCAGAGAAAATTTCTGACTATTCGGTGacaatccgtttccccatttccagaaatggattatcactactactcccccctcttccaccccattatacttactttCCATGTTTCTTCCTTGGAAACTGCTCCTCTCCTTTACTGATTTTGTGCACTGCtgccaataatccacctctactttgCAGCTTCCACCCCTGTGCAgcagaggtggatcatcgctgcagagaacagagcagcggTAGAGAAGAATCGAGCCTGTAGAATCACTTAAAGAAAGAGGTTGAAGCGtggaaggtaagtatataatgagtTCAAGGGttaggctgagtaggtagggaagagcgagatagctagagagacagggagggagtgtgtgggagggagagaggagggggaatgAAGAAGGAGGGAGGTAATAAGGTGAGtagggttagtgtggaagttacatagcaggatgctgaaacaagtaaacaaatgcaggatataccaggagttcccagagacacccagaaatcactcaaaacatggctaaaggtatatggttgcatttattaacccattaatagcacttagacatttttttttaaaaaagaccgttattttgtttttaaaagaagtctatcaccagaaccttTCTGGGTTAGGATCACCTGACTCAAACAATGGATTCCCCTTTTGGCAATATGCAGATTAGCTCTTTAGAGCAATAAGGGGTTGCTGCTAGCAAagcactcattgctccaaagagttcatttgcatattgacaaaaacagcaatttctgGTCATTGGCTCTGATTCAAAAGCGGGGCAGGGCTGGattaaatattaatttattttggtCTCTTTGCTAGTAATGTTATAAGCTAGGACTAACTTTGGCGAAATCTGTTTGTAAACTCACTTCTCTTCATTTTTATCTGATATGACAGATATGTATCAGAGATGATGCCATTTTTCTTTCTATCTTGTATTCTGCTGTAGTACATTGAACCATGGAAAGTTTCTATTCATCCCCTAGTGTTACCTGAAATATTTATTTCCTTTGATGCATTTATCCTTTCATATGGTTCTTATTAGGGAACTAGAACCTATATCAGAAATCTCTTAACACTCCCTCCTCCACATTAAAATATTGTCTAGGGACACAAAGAAGCTTTTGGATTAAGGTGTTGGCTGTATTATGAATGAAGAAGGACTTTCTGCTTTATGTTTCCATTTTGCACTTACTAGTATCTCGACATAGATACACACATCACTCACGATTCAATGAATAGAAAGGATACAGATGATAACGCAGAGTGTTATTGTTGCAGATAATATAACTCGTGGGATTCCAGTTTTTTTCCCTTCATTCTTGATGTTTATTTTGAAGGTCAGAATGGACTGAATCCAGCAGGCTATTGTACCAAATCCAAAGGTCATGGAGGTGCCAACATTATGGATAAGTTCATTGCTCTTTAGCTGGTAAAAGGAAGGAAAAACATCCAATCATTAAACTTTAGTCATTGCTTTTTGAAATACAAAGAAATAGAGGCAAAAAGTCACGTCTTAAATAAATCTAAAGTCTGAATACACAATCGGCAAAATAAATTTGCATgagatttgccacatacatagataggaaccccaattaaaacataggctactttttatcccggtaaattacatcaatacacgaccgcagtgaaggaatgtaggttcacacaacactaaaggacatggcatcatgatgacatcatcacaggtccttgagccattctaggataggatcatgctaggcagtgggtggggctacacactattttgtgggtggagctatatacaatgaagctggacagtgtgaaagctgatgaaaatggagtctcatggaagatcaggagactacagaacatgcaggatgtgtgtgggcaagaggagtatatcgggtgtagagtttcagtgagtacgacagggaatgtgttgttctgcctctaatgggggaggggggagaactttggcacatttcagcaacatctgttcagccctttgtaacacagaagctgctcagacagtcacataaaaaaaatcctgtacTCACAATGAGTGTTATAAGTTGTTTGCCTGTTCTATTTACTTGCTAGCGGAGCACATTCATTTAGAAGACTTGATACTGTTCATCTCCTTCTTATTGAgggaaaaatacaaataaaataactTAAATGCTTTGTTCACACTTGTCTGTGTCCGGTGTATTCATTCCGCTGGGTTTCAGTCCTCAGCCCCGCTGAAACATGacagaggatggaaacccggtggtcagctttaaaagccattcatttcaatgggtttgtaaaggtgactgccggtgtccgcctgtggcctgtccgcaagagaaccagttttttggccggacacaaagtcggacatgcaagtgtgaacgcccccttagagaaaCTGGAAATTGCAAGCTGTAAAAGGAACTTGCTTGGTATGAAGTCCTGTGATTACAGAAGCCTTGAAACTGATTAAAGCAATATGTAGGAGTGTAAGTATAACTGGGCTGCAGCCCCAATGTATTTTTCATGGCAGATAACGATAATAACTTTCTGTTAGTAACAGACACACTTTGTAGACCTGTGCTACAACTTCAAAGAAGCAGAAAATACGTCAGAACAAGTGCTGTTGACACAATATTTGGAGCagtctgtattcttcaacaagctggtgggcggTTTTGACTGTATGATTGACAGGGCACTATGAGACACCTCAGTAGAtacagacattgcctttaccatgagagattatctATCTATAGAGATTATTTATCTATAATAATCCAGACCGTTCGGGCGCACAGGTAGTATTGGGATAAGTAGTGCTAGCAGCCTGGTCTATGATTGCCCGTCAGTGGAAGACCGCACCGTGCTCGACTATTAACGAATTGACCCATCATGTTTATCTGGCCTTCACTCTAGAGCACATGCTGGCTAGTGAAAATCATACCATTCTCAGTTTCCGCTCCAAGTGGTCCCTCTGGTCCTCTCATATGGAGGC carries:
- the TMEM150C gene encoding transmembrane protein 150C translates to MDAKQCSLWMFLPLVMSLFTTVGLWIVYFIAIEDEKIFPLTLNSRPKDAKIRPPYISVAGDVPPASCVFSQVMNMAAFLALIIAVLRFIQLKPKTISPWLSISGLIALCLTSFGMTLLGNFQLKSNELIHNVGTSMTFGFGTIACWIQSILTFKINIKNEGKKTGIPRVILSATITLCVIIYFIFEWKKFNIFAPRVQWVLVMCFITFFGTLAVEFRHCRFEIICVENQQHQEILNSMSENMSDVSEYQTDQL